A stretch of the Channa argus isolate prfri chromosome 9, Channa argus male v1.0, whole genome shotgun sequence genome encodes the following:
- the pkp4 gene encoding plakophilin-4 isoform X6, with product MPAPEQSPVTEEGLLLNIRNSSTGRNMEADNTANNILASVKEQELQFERLTRELEVERQIVANQLERCRVGAESPGACSSSSSEKSLPWRTADASASGDIKSRVTDSSQSPSYRIRTESEQVSLYSPEQSSLHERSGGNSRSSTQMNSYSDSGYQDASSGYLSSQNTGKAELRMQHSFPGAGTATLIRNSRAEGQALAQFPAVTAAVPGRAMRRVSSVPSRSHSPAYASSMSPSRGSMRTSADNSYGSPIVTEPKPLATIFSTTLPSAQRSATTGAGGSGSPFSTQKNSPAALRRMGSTNSRAGSISRTPLPYQASAGSSSGHMGSPLTVVDNINSPLTKQPTHSSSPVRATMTAVPQHYSSTLPRSLLHNTDPYGPQSYDIYERMTRPDSLTGIRSSYASQHSQLGQDLRSAMSPDRHITPIYEERTFQGPLYRSPSHTQQGTLYRSASGVGSLQRTSSQRSAMTYQRNNYALSTAATYADPYRSAQYNHQAVVMDDGATRSPSIDSIQKDPREFAWRDPELTEVIHMLQHHFPSVQANAAAYLQHLCFGDNRIKTEVCRLGGIKHLVDLLEHKVLDVQKNSCGALRNLVYGKAMDDNKIAVRNAGGIPALLRLLRKTVDAEVRELVTGVLWNLSSCDAVKMTIIRDALTTLTNTVIIPHSGWSSSTFDDDHKLKFHTSLVLRNTTGCLRNLSSAGEEARKQMRTCEGLVDSLLYVIKACVNASDFDSKTVENCICTLRNLSYRLELEMPPSRLTGGQELDGLLSSESPSKEVDSSCWARKKKKKKKSLQEDTWDGVGPIPGFSKSPKGAEMLWHPAVVKPYLTLLAESSNPATLEGAAGSLQNLSAGNWKFAAYIRAAVRKEKGLPILVELLRMDNDRVVCSVATALRNMALDVRNKELIGKYAMRDLVNRLPGGNTTVLSDETVAAICCTLHEVTSKNMENAKALADTGGIEKLVNITKGRGDRYSMKVVKAAAQVLNTLWQYRDLRAIYKKDGWNQNHFLTPVSTLERDRFKSQPTLPTSNIQMSPVNHSAASATSSPAVLGIKEHRDNVRDYQRAQSTMQFYNYQGDNSIHKKQYTGSGKPSSYYYSSPTREEPRRTQPVYYTEEPGRRNYDTYRMYLRHPHGYDDPYLEEVISYPPAVDYSSQPHGLKSTTNYVDFYASTRRPSYRAQQYPGSPDSWV from the exons GAGCTCCAGTTTGAGCGGCTAACCAGGGAGCTGGAAGTGGAGAGGCAGATTGTGGCCAATCAGCTGGAAAGATGCAGAGTCGGGGCCGAGTCGCCTGGCGCTTGTAGCAGCAG CTCATCTGAGAAGTCCCTGCCTTGGAGAACTGCAG ATGCCTCTGCCTCAGGGGACATCAAGTCTCGGGTGACTGACAGCTCCCAGTCGCCCAGCTACCGCATCAGGACGGAGTCAGAGCAGGTGTCTCTGTACTCCCCGGAGCAGTCCTCCCTCCATGAAA GGTCAGGGGGGAATTCACGAAGTTCAACTCAAATGAACTCTTACTCAGACAGTGGCTACCAGGATGCCAGCAGCGGATACCTCAGCAGCCAGAACACGGGCAAAGCTGAGCTGAGGATGCAGCACTCCTTCCCTGGCGCCGGCACTGCCACCCTGATAAGGAATTCCAGGGCCGAAGGCCAGGCTTTAGCCCAG TTTCCAGCAGTCACAGCAGCAGTGCCTGGCCGTGCTATGCGGAGGGTGAGCTCAGTGCCTTCTCGCTCTCACTCGCCAGCGTATGCCAGCAGCATGTCCCCCTCCCGCGGCTCCATGCGTACCTCGGCTGACAATTCCTATGGCTCACCCATTGTAACTGAACCCAAACCCCTAGCCACTATCTTCTCTACAACCTTGCCCTCTGCTCAGCGCAGCGCTACCACTGGTGCTGGTGGCAGTGGCTCACCCTTCTCCACTCAGAAAAACTCCCCTGCTGCATTGCGACGCATGGGCTCCACAAACTCGCGGGCAGGCAGTATTAGTCGTACACCCTTGCCCTATCAAGCCTCAGCAGGGTCATCATCAGGCCACATGGGCTCGCCTCTGACAGTGGTGGACAACATCAACTCCCCGCTAACTAAACAGCCTACACACTCATCGTCTCCAGTCAGGGCTACTATGACCGCCGTACCCCAGCACTACAGTTCCACTCTGCCCCGCTCTTTGCTCCACAACACCGACCCCTACGGACCCCAGAGTTACGACATTTACGAGAGGATGACACGACCTGACAGCCTCACAG GAATACGGAGCTCCTATGCCAGTCAACACAGCCAACTGGGTCAGGACTTAAGGTCTGCCATGTCTCCAGACCGCCACATCACACCAATATACGAGGAAAGGACGTTCCAGGGTCCGTTGTACCGCAGCCCCAGTCACACCCAGCAGGGCACCCTCTACAGGAGCGCGTCAG GTGTGGGGAGTCTTCAACGGACATCCAGCCAGCGCAGTGCCATGACCTACCAAAGAAACAACTATGCTCTTAGCACAGCCGCCACTTATGCTGATCCTTATCGCTCAGCACAGTACAATCACCAGGCTGTCGTCATGGATGACGGTGCTACTCGCTCACCATCTATAGACAGTATTCAAAAGGATCCAAG GGAGTTTGCGTGGCGTGACCCAGAGCTAACAGAGGTGATTCACATGCTCCAGCACCACTTCCCCTCAGTGCAGGCCAATGCAGCTGCCTACCTGCAGCACCTGTGCTTCGGAGATAATCGAATCAAGACTGAG GTGTGTCGACTTGGAGGAATTAAACATCTAGTGGACCTACTTGAACACAAGGTTCTTGACGTCCAGAAGAACTCATGTGGAGCTCTGAGGAACCTTGTTTATGGCAAAGCAATGGATGACAACAAGATAGCTGTGAGAAATGCAGGAGGCATTCCAGCACTCCTCCGCTTGCTGAGAAAGACTGTGGATGCAGAAGTGCGGGAGCTTGTCACAG GGGTGCTATGGAACCTGTCGTCATGTGACGCCGTCAAGATGACAATCATTCGGGACGCCTTAACGACTCTGACCAACACTGTGATCATCCCTCACTCTGGATGGAGCAGCTCCACCTTCGATGACGACCACAAGCTGAAGTTTCACACCTCCCTGGTGCTGAGAAACACCACTGGCTGTCTAAG gaACCTGAGTTCAGCTGGTGAGGAGGCTAGAAAACAGATGCGCACTTGTGAGGGCCTGGTTGACTCACTGCTCTATGTAATCAAAGCCTGTGTAAACGCCTCTGACTTCGACAGCAAG ACTGTGGAAAACTGTATTTGCACTCTAAGGAACCTGTCATATCGTCTGGAGTTGGAGATGCCACCATCAAGGCTGACTGGGGGACAAGAGCTGGACGGCCTACTGAGCAGTGAGTCACCCAGTAAAGAGGTGGATTCCAGCTGTTGggccagaaagaaaaagaagaaaaaaaagagcttgcaGGAAGACACA TGGGACGGTGTGGGACCCATCCCCGGCTTCTCCAAGTCACCTAAGGGGGCAGAGATGCTATGGCATCCTGCAGTAGTTAAGCCTTACTTGACACTGCTTGCTGAGAGCTCAAATCCTGCCACTCTTGAGGGTGCTGCTGGGTCCCTTCAGAATCTGTCAGCTGGCAACTGGAAG TTTGCTGCATACATTCGTGCAGCGGTGCGTAAAGAGAAAGGACTGCCCATCCTAGTGGAGCTGCTGCGAATGGATAATGACAGGGTGGTATGTTCAGTTGCCACCGCTTTGAGAAACATGGCACTGGATGTCAGGAACAAGGAGCTTATAG GGAAATATGCAATGAGAGACCTGGTCAACCGCCTCCCTGGGGGAAACACCACTGTACTGTCGGACGAGACCGTGGCCGCCATCTGTTGCACTCTGCACGAGGTCACAAGCAAAAATATGGAGAACGCCAAGGCCTTGGCGGACACTGGTGGCATCGAGAAGCTGGTCAACATCACCAAGGGCAGAGGAGACAG GTACTCGATGAAGGTGGTTAAGGCAGCTGCTCAGGTGCTGAACACGCTATGGCAGTACCGGGATCTGCGTGCCATTTATAAAAAA GATGGATGGAACCAAAACCATTTCCTAACCCCAGTGTCAACACTTGAACGAGACAGGTTCAAGTCCCAGCCCACTCTTCCCACCAGTAACATTCAAATGTCTCCAGTCAACCACTCtg CTGCCAGTGCCACATCGTCTCCTGCAGTGCTGGGCATCAAAGAGCATAGAGACAACGTCAGAGATTACCAGAGAGCACAGTCAACTATGCAATTTTATAATTACCAAGGGGACAACAGtatacataaaaaacaatatacag gGTCTGGAAAACCTTCTTCATATTACTACTCGTCTCCCACAAGAGAGGAGCCCAGAAGAACACAG CCTGTGTATTACACAGAGGAGCCTGGGAGAAGGAACTATGATACATACAGAATGTACCTGCGACATCCCCATGGCTACGACGACCCGTACTTGGAAGAGGTCATCAGCTACCCACCGGCCGTCGACTACAGCTCTCAGCCTCATGGACTGAAATCCACCACCAACTACGTGGACTTTTATGCTAGCACACGGAGGCCTTCATACAGGGCCCAGCAGTATCCTGGCTCTCCTGACTCCTGGGTATAG
- the pkp4 gene encoding plakophilin-4 isoform X4, translating to MPAPEQSPVTEEGLLLNIRNSSTGRNMEADNTANNILASVKEQELQFERLTRELEVERQIVANQLERCRVGAESPGACSSSSSEKSLPWRTADASASGDIKSRVTDSSQSPSYRIRTESEQVSLYSPEQSSLHESEGSGGNSRSSTQMNSYSDSGYQDASSGYLSSQNTGKAELRMQHSFPGAGTATLIRNSRAEGQALAQFPAVTAAVPGRAMRRVSSVPSRSHSPAYASSMSPSRGSMRTSADNSYGSPIVTEPKPLATIFSTTLPSAQRSATTGAGGSGSPFSTQKNSPAALRRMGSTNSRAGSISRTPLPYQASAGSSSGHMGSPLTVVDNINSPLTKQPTHSSSPVRATMTAVPQHYSSTLPRSLLHNTDPYGPQSYDIYERMTRPDSLTDALVEDDVQGIRSSYASQHSQLGQDLRSAMSPDRHITPIYEERTFQGPLYRSPSHTQQGTLYRSASGVGSLQRTSSQRSAMTYQRNNYALSTAATYADPYRSAQYNHQAVVMDDGATRSPSIDSIQKDPREFAWRDPELTEVIHMLQHHFPSVQANAAAYLQHLCFGDNRIKTEVCRLGGIKHLVDLLEHKVLDVQKNSCGALRNLVYGKAMDDNKIAVRNAGGIPALLRLLRKTVDAEVRELVTGVLWNLSSCDAVKMTIIRDALTTLTNTVIIPHSGWSSSTFDDDHKLKFHTSLVLRNTTGCLRNLSSAGEEARKQMRTCEGLVDSLLYVIKACVNASDFDSKTVENCICTLRNLSYRLELEMPPSRLTGGQELDGLLSSESPSKEVDSSCWARKKKKKKKSLQEDTWDGVGPIPGFSKSPKGAEMLWHPAVVKPYLTLLAESSNPATLEGAAGSLQNLSAGNWKFAAYIRAAVRKEKGLPILVELLRMDNDRVVCSVATALRNMALDVRNKELIGKYAMRDLVNRLPGGNTTVLSDETVAAICCTLHEVTSKNMENAKALADTGGIEKLVNITKGRGDRYSMKVVKAAAQVLNTLWQYRDLRAIYKKDGWNQNHFLTPVSTLERDRFKSQPTLPTSNIQMSPVNHSAASATSSPAVLGIKEHRDNVRDYQRAQSTMQFYNYQGDNSIHKKQYTGSGKPSSYYYSSPTREEPRRTQPVYYTEEPGRRNYDTYRMYLRHPHGYDDPYLEEVISYPPAVDYSSQPHGLKSTTNYVDFYASTRRPSYRAQQYPGSPDSWV from the exons GAGCTCCAGTTTGAGCGGCTAACCAGGGAGCTGGAAGTGGAGAGGCAGATTGTGGCCAATCAGCTGGAAAGATGCAGAGTCGGGGCCGAGTCGCCTGGCGCTTGTAGCAGCAG CTCATCTGAGAAGTCCCTGCCTTGGAGAACTGCAG ATGCCTCTGCCTCAGGGGACATCAAGTCTCGGGTGACTGACAGCTCCCAGTCGCCCAGCTACCGCATCAGGACGGAGTCAGAGCAGGTGTCTCTGTACTCCCCGGAGCAGTCCTCCCTCCATGAAAGTGAGG GGTCAGGGGGGAATTCACGAAGTTCAACTCAAATGAACTCTTACTCAGACAGTGGCTACCAGGATGCCAGCAGCGGATACCTCAGCAGCCAGAACACGGGCAAAGCTGAGCTGAGGATGCAGCACTCCTTCCCTGGCGCCGGCACTGCCACCCTGATAAGGAATTCCAGGGCCGAAGGCCAGGCTTTAGCCCAG TTTCCAGCAGTCACAGCAGCAGTGCCTGGCCGTGCTATGCGGAGGGTGAGCTCAGTGCCTTCTCGCTCTCACTCGCCAGCGTATGCCAGCAGCATGTCCCCCTCCCGCGGCTCCATGCGTACCTCGGCTGACAATTCCTATGGCTCACCCATTGTAACTGAACCCAAACCCCTAGCCACTATCTTCTCTACAACCTTGCCCTCTGCTCAGCGCAGCGCTACCACTGGTGCTGGTGGCAGTGGCTCACCCTTCTCCACTCAGAAAAACTCCCCTGCTGCATTGCGACGCATGGGCTCCACAAACTCGCGGGCAGGCAGTATTAGTCGTACACCCTTGCCCTATCAAGCCTCAGCAGGGTCATCATCAGGCCACATGGGCTCGCCTCTGACAGTGGTGGACAACATCAACTCCCCGCTAACTAAACAGCCTACACACTCATCGTCTCCAGTCAGGGCTACTATGACCGCCGTACCCCAGCACTACAGTTCCACTCTGCCCCGCTCTTTGCTCCACAACACCGACCCCTACGGACCCCAGAGTTACGACATTTACGAGAGGATGACACGACCTGACAGCCTCACAG ATGCCCTCGTTGAGGATGACGTTCAAG GAATACGGAGCTCCTATGCCAGTCAACACAGCCAACTGGGTCAGGACTTAAGGTCTGCCATGTCTCCAGACCGCCACATCACACCAATATACGAGGAAAGGACGTTCCAGGGTCCGTTGTACCGCAGCCCCAGTCACACCCAGCAGGGCACCCTCTACAGGAGCGCGTCAG GTGTGGGGAGTCTTCAACGGACATCCAGCCAGCGCAGTGCCATGACCTACCAAAGAAACAACTATGCTCTTAGCACAGCCGCCACTTATGCTGATCCTTATCGCTCAGCACAGTACAATCACCAGGCTGTCGTCATGGATGACGGTGCTACTCGCTCACCATCTATAGACAGTATTCAAAAGGATCCAAG GGAGTTTGCGTGGCGTGACCCAGAGCTAACAGAGGTGATTCACATGCTCCAGCACCACTTCCCCTCAGTGCAGGCCAATGCAGCTGCCTACCTGCAGCACCTGTGCTTCGGAGATAATCGAATCAAGACTGAG GTGTGTCGACTTGGAGGAATTAAACATCTAGTGGACCTACTTGAACACAAGGTTCTTGACGTCCAGAAGAACTCATGTGGAGCTCTGAGGAACCTTGTTTATGGCAAAGCAATGGATGACAACAAGATAGCTGTGAGAAATGCAGGAGGCATTCCAGCACTCCTCCGCTTGCTGAGAAAGACTGTGGATGCAGAAGTGCGGGAGCTTGTCACAG GGGTGCTATGGAACCTGTCGTCATGTGACGCCGTCAAGATGACAATCATTCGGGACGCCTTAACGACTCTGACCAACACTGTGATCATCCCTCACTCTGGATGGAGCAGCTCCACCTTCGATGACGACCACAAGCTGAAGTTTCACACCTCCCTGGTGCTGAGAAACACCACTGGCTGTCTAAG gaACCTGAGTTCAGCTGGTGAGGAGGCTAGAAAACAGATGCGCACTTGTGAGGGCCTGGTTGACTCACTGCTCTATGTAATCAAAGCCTGTGTAAACGCCTCTGACTTCGACAGCAAG ACTGTGGAAAACTGTATTTGCACTCTAAGGAACCTGTCATATCGTCTGGAGTTGGAGATGCCACCATCAAGGCTGACTGGGGGACAAGAGCTGGACGGCCTACTGAGCAGTGAGTCACCCAGTAAAGAGGTGGATTCCAGCTGTTGggccagaaagaaaaagaagaaaaaaaagagcttgcaGGAAGACACA TGGGACGGTGTGGGACCCATCCCCGGCTTCTCCAAGTCACCTAAGGGGGCAGAGATGCTATGGCATCCTGCAGTAGTTAAGCCTTACTTGACACTGCTTGCTGAGAGCTCAAATCCTGCCACTCTTGAGGGTGCTGCTGGGTCCCTTCAGAATCTGTCAGCTGGCAACTGGAAG TTTGCTGCATACATTCGTGCAGCGGTGCGTAAAGAGAAAGGACTGCCCATCCTAGTGGAGCTGCTGCGAATGGATAATGACAGGGTGGTATGTTCAGTTGCCACCGCTTTGAGAAACATGGCACTGGATGTCAGGAACAAGGAGCTTATAG GGAAATATGCAATGAGAGACCTGGTCAACCGCCTCCCTGGGGGAAACACCACTGTACTGTCGGACGAGACCGTGGCCGCCATCTGTTGCACTCTGCACGAGGTCACAAGCAAAAATATGGAGAACGCCAAGGCCTTGGCGGACACTGGTGGCATCGAGAAGCTGGTCAACATCACCAAGGGCAGAGGAGACAG GTACTCGATGAAGGTGGTTAAGGCAGCTGCTCAGGTGCTGAACACGCTATGGCAGTACCGGGATCTGCGTGCCATTTATAAAAAA GATGGATGGAACCAAAACCATTTCCTAACCCCAGTGTCAACACTTGAACGAGACAGGTTCAAGTCCCAGCCCACTCTTCCCACCAGTAACATTCAAATGTCTCCAGTCAACCACTCtg CTGCCAGTGCCACATCGTCTCCTGCAGTGCTGGGCATCAAAGAGCATAGAGACAACGTCAGAGATTACCAGAGAGCACAGTCAACTATGCAATTTTATAATTACCAAGGGGACAACAGtatacataaaaaacaatatacag gGTCTGGAAAACCTTCTTCATATTACTACTCGTCTCCCACAAGAGAGGAGCCCAGAAGAACACAG CCTGTGTATTACACAGAGGAGCCTGGGAGAAGGAACTATGATACATACAGAATGTACCTGCGACATCCCCATGGCTACGACGACCCGTACTTGGAAGAGGTCATCAGCTACCCACCGGCCGTCGACTACAGCTCTCAGCCTCATGGACTGAAATCCACCACCAACTACGTGGACTTTTATGCTAGCACACGGAGGCCTTCATACAGGGCCCAGCAGTATCCTGGCTCTCCTGACTCCTGGGTATAG
- the pkp4 gene encoding plakophilin-4 isoform X5 has protein sequence MPAPEQSPVTEEGLLLNIRNSSTGRNMEADNTANNILASVKEQELQFERLTRELEVERQIVANQLERCRVGAESPGACSSSSSEKSLPWRTADASASGDIKSRVTDSSQSPSYRIRTESEQVSLYSPEQSSLHESEGSGGNSRSSTQMNSYSDSGYQDASSGYLSSQNTGKAELRMQHSFPGAGTATLIRNSRAEGQALAQIQFPAVTAAVPGRAMRRVSSVPSRSHSPAYASSMSPSRGSMRTSADNSYGSPIVTEPKPLATIFSTTLPSAQRSATTGAGGSGSPFSTQKNSPAALRRMGSTNSRAGSISRTPLPYQASAGSSSGHMGSPLTVVDNINSPLTKQPTHSSSPVRATMTAVPQHYSSTLPRSLLHNTDPYGPQSYDIYERMTRPDSLTGIRSSYASQHSQLGQDLRSAMSPDRHITPIYEERTFQGPLYRSPSHTQQGTLYRSASGVGSLQRTSSQRSAMTYQRNNYALSTAATYADPYRSAQYNHQAVVMDDGATRSPSIDSIQKDPREFAWRDPELTEVIHMLQHHFPSVQANAAAYLQHLCFGDNRIKTEVCRLGGIKHLVDLLEHKVLDVQKNSCGALRNLVYGKAMDDNKIAVRNAGGIPALLRLLRKTVDAEVRELVTGVLWNLSSCDAVKMTIIRDALTTLTNTVIIPHSGWSSSTFDDDHKLKFHTSLVLRNTTGCLRNLSSAGEEARKQMRTCEGLVDSLLYVIKACVNASDFDSKTVENCICTLRNLSYRLELEMPPSRLTGGQELDGLLSSESPSKEVDSSCWARKKKKKKKSLQEDTWDGVGPIPGFSKSPKGAEMLWHPAVVKPYLTLLAESSNPATLEGAAGSLQNLSAGNWKFAAYIRAAVRKEKGLPILVELLRMDNDRVVCSVATALRNMALDVRNKELIGKYAMRDLVNRLPGGNTTVLSDETVAAICCTLHEVTSKNMENAKALADTGGIEKLVNITKGRGDRYSMKVVKAAAQVLNTLWQYRDLRAIYKKDGWNQNHFLTPVSTLERDRFKSQPTLPTSNIQMSPVNHSAASATSSPAVLGIKEHRDNVRDYQRAQSTMQFYNYQGDNSIHKKQYTGSGKPSSYYYSSPTREEPRRTQPVYYTEEPGRRNYDTYRMYLRHPHGYDDPYLEEVISYPPAVDYSSQPHGLKSTTNYVDFYASTRRPSYRAQQYPGSPDSWV, from the exons GAGCTCCAGTTTGAGCGGCTAACCAGGGAGCTGGAAGTGGAGAGGCAGATTGTGGCCAATCAGCTGGAAAGATGCAGAGTCGGGGCCGAGTCGCCTGGCGCTTGTAGCAGCAG CTCATCTGAGAAGTCCCTGCCTTGGAGAACTGCAG ATGCCTCTGCCTCAGGGGACATCAAGTCTCGGGTGACTGACAGCTCCCAGTCGCCCAGCTACCGCATCAGGACGGAGTCAGAGCAGGTGTCTCTGTACTCCCCGGAGCAGTCCTCCCTCCATGAAAGTGAGG GGTCAGGGGGGAATTCACGAAGTTCAACTCAAATGAACTCTTACTCAGACAGTGGCTACCAGGATGCCAGCAGCGGATACCTCAGCAGCCAGAACACGGGCAAAGCTGAGCTGAGGATGCAGCACTCCTTCCCTGGCGCCGGCACTGCCACCCTGATAAGGAATTCCAGGGCCGAAGGCCAGGCTTTAGCCCAG ATACAGTTTCCAGCAGTCACAGCAGCAGTGCCTGGCCGTGCTATGCGGAGGGTGAGCTCAGTGCCTTCTCGCTCTCACTCGCCAGCGTATGCCAGCAGCATGTCCCCCTCCCGCGGCTCCATGCGTACCTCGGCTGACAATTCCTATGGCTCACCCATTGTAACTGAACCCAAACCCCTAGCCACTATCTTCTCTACAACCTTGCCCTCTGCTCAGCGCAGCGCTACCACTGGTGCTGGTGGCAGTGGCTCACCCTTCTCCACTCAGAAAAACTCCCCTGCTGCATTGCGACGCATGGGCTCCACAAACTCGCGGGCAGGCAGTATTAGTCGTACACCCTTGCCCTATCAAGCCTCAGCAGGGTCATCATCAGGCCACATGGGCTCGCCTCTGACAGTGGTGGACAACATCAACTCCCCGCTAACTAAACAGCCTACACACTCATCGTCTCCAGTCAGGGCTACTATGACCGCCGTACCCCAGCACTACAGTTCCACTCTGCCCCGCTCTTTGCTCCACAACACCGACCCCTACGGACCCCAGAGTTACGACATTTACGAGAGGATGACACGACCTGACAGCCTCACAG GAATACGGAGCTCCTATGCCAGTCAACACAGCCAACTGGGTCAGGACTTAAGGTCTGCCATGTCTCCAGACCGCCACATCACACCAATATACGAGGAAAGGACGTTCCAGGGTCCGTTGTACCGCAGCCCCAGTCACACCCAGCAGGGCACCCTCTACAGGAGCGCGTCAG GTGTGGGGAGTCTTCAACGGACATCCAGCCAGCGCAGTGCCATGACCTACCAAAGAAACAACTATGCTCTTAGCACAGCCGCCACTTATGCTGATCCTTATCGCTCAGCACAGTACAATCACCAGGCTGTCGTCATGGATGACGGTGCTACTCGCTCACCATCTATAGACAGTATTCAAAAGGATCCAAG GGAGTTTGCGTGGCGTGACCCAGAGCTAACAGAGGTGATTCACATGCTCCAGCACCACTTCCCCTCAGTGCAGGCCAATGCAGCTGCCTACCTGCAGCACCTGTGCTTCGGAGATAATCGAATCAAGACTGAG GTGTGTCGACTTGGAGGAATTAAACATCTAGTGGACCTACTTGAACACAAGGTTCTTGACGTCCAGAAGAACTCATGTGGAGCTCTGAGGAACCTTGTTTATGGCAAAGCAATGGATGACAACAAGATAGCTGTGAGAAATGCAGGAGGCATTCCAGCACTCCTCCGCTTGCTGAGAAAGACTGTGGATGCAGAAGTGCGGGAGCTTGTCACAG GGGTGCTATGGAACCTGTCGTCATGTGACGCCGTCAAGATGACAATCATTCGGGACGCCTTAACGACTCTGACCAACACTGTGATCATCCCTCACTCTGGATGGAGCAGCTCCACCTTCGATGACGACCACAAGCTGAAGTTTCACACCTCCCTGGTGCTGAGAAACACCACTGGCTGTCTAAG gaACCTGAGTTCAGCTGGTGAGGAGGCTAGAAAACAGATGCGCACTTGTGAGGGCCTGGTTGACTCACTGCTCTATGTAATCAAAGCCTGTGTAAACGCCTCTGACTTCGACAGCAAG ACTGTGGAAAACTGTATTTGCACTCTAAGGAACCTGTCATATCGTCTGGAGTTGGAGATGCCACCATCAAGGCTGACTGGGGGACAAGAGCTGGACGGCCTACTGAGCAGTGAGTCACCCAGTAAAGAGGTGGATTCCAGCTGTTGggccagaaagaaaaagaagaaaaaaaagagcttgcaGGAAGACACA TGGGACGGTGTGGGACCCATCCCCGGCTTCTCCAAGTCACCTAAGGGGGCAGAGATGCTATGGCATCCTGCAGTAGTTAAGCCTTACTTGACACTGCTTGCTGAGAGCTCAAATCCTGCCACTCTTGAGGGTGCTGCTGGGTCCCTTCAGAATCTGTCAGCTGGCAACTGGAAG TTTGCTGCATACATTCGTGCAGCGGTGCGTAAAGAGAAAGGACTGCCCATCCTAGTGGAGCTGCTGCGAATGGATAATGACAGGGTGGTATGTTCAGTTGCCACCGCTTTGAGAAACATGGCACTGGATGTCAGGAACAAGGAGCTTATAG GGAAATATGCAATGAGAGACCTGGTCAACCGCCTCCCTGGGGGAAACACCACTGTACTGTCGGACGAGACCGTGGCCGCCATCTGTTGCACTCTGCACGAGGTCACAAGCAAAAATATGGAGAACGCCAAGGCCTTGGCGGACACTGGTGGCATCGAGAAGCTGGTCAACATCACCAAGGGCAGAGGAGACAG GTACTCGATGAAGGTGGTTAAGGCAGCTGCTCAGGTGCTGAACACGCTATGGCAGTACCGGGATCTGCGTGCCATTTATAAAAAA GATGGATGGAACCAAAACCATTTCCTAACCCCAGTGTCAACACTTGAACGAGACAGGTTCAAGTCCCAGCCCACTCTTCCCACCAGTAACATTCAAATGTCTCCAGTCAACCACTCtg CTGCCAGTGCCACATCGTCTCCTGCAGTGCTGGGCATCAAAGAGCATAGAGACAACGTCAGAGATTACCAGAGAGCACAGTCAACTATGCAATTTTATAATTACCAAGGGGACAACAGtatacataaaaaacaatatacag gGTCTGGAAAACCTTCTTCATATTACTACTCGTCTCCCACAAGAGAGGAGCCCAGAAGAACACAG CCTGTGTATTACACAGAGGAGCCTGGGAGAAGGAACTATGATACATACAGAATGTACCTGCGACATCCCCATGGCTACGACGACCCGTACTTGGAAGAGGTCATCAGCTACCCACCGGCCGTCGACTACAGCTCTCAGCCTCATGGACTGAAATCCACCACCAACTACGTGGACTTTTATGCTAGCACACGGAGGCCTTCATACAGGGCCCAGCAGTATCCTGGCTCTCCTGACTCCTGGGTATAG